A stretch of Physeter macrocephalus isolate SW-GA chromosome 6, ASM283717v5, whole genome shotgun sequence DNA encodes these proteins:
- the FERRY3 gene encoding ferry endosomal RAB5 effector complex subunit 3 isoform X2 — protein MKTNRERFCNREREFVYEFKVGSQCLELRVPLKFPVQENASHLHGRRTLLHSLPGFIDKDLKEALSQFIEEESLKDYDRDAEAALEAVKSGEVDLHRLASTWAKAYAETTLEHARPEEPSWDEDFADVYHDLIHSPASETLLNLEHNYFVSISELIGERDVELKKLRERQGIEMEKVMQELGKSLTDQDVNSLAAQHFESQQDLENKWSNELKQSTAIQKQEYQEWVMKLHQDLKNPKNSSLSEEIKVQPSQLRESAEANGRMYEEQRKLEESFTIHLGAQLKTMHNLRLLRADMLDFCKHKRSQRSGVKLHRLQTALSLYSTSLCGLVLLVDNRINSYSGIKRDFATVCQECTDFHFPRIEEQLEVVQQVVLYARTQRRSKLKESHDSGNRNGGSDDKTKNADRNYLNILPGEFYITRHSNLSEIHVAFHLCVDDNVKSGNITARDPAIMGLRNILKVCCTHDITTISIPLLLVHDMSEHIIHIKKSTRKYTAHIFAN, from the exons ATGAagacaaacagagaaagattCTGCAACAGAGAGAGGGAATTTGTGTATGAATTCAAAGTGGGAAGTCAGTGCTTAGAACTGAGGGTGCCTCTCAAGTTTCCCGTTCAAGAGAATGCCAGTCATTTACACGGCCGTCGGACGCTGCTGCACAGTTTACCGGGCTTTATAGACAAAG ACTTAAAAGAAGCTCTGAGCCAGTTTATCGAAGAAGAATCCCTCAAAGATTATGACAGAGATGCTGAAGCAGCCCTGGAAGCTGTGAAGTCAGGTGAAGTAGATTTACATCGGCTGGCAAGTACATGGGCCAAAGCTTATGCGGAG ACCACATTAGAGCATGCAAGGCCCGAGGAGCCCAGCTGGGATGAAGATTTTGCAGATGTGTACCATGACCTAATCCATTCTCCTGCCTCTGAAACTCTCCTAAATTTGGAACACAATTACTTTGTTAGTATCTCAGAACTGATTGGCGAAAGAGATGTGGAGCTGAAAAAATTACGAGAGAG ACAAGGCATTGAAATGGAAAAAGTGATGCAGGAACTGGGAAAATCACTGACAGATCAAGATGTAAATTCACTGGCTGCTCAGCATTTCGAATCCCAGCAG GACTTGGAAAATAAATGGTCCAATGAATTAAAGCAGTCGACTGCCATTCAAAAGCAAGAGTATCAGGAATGGGTGATGAAACTTCATCAAGAcctaaaaaaccccaaaaacagcTCTCTCAG tgagGAAATTAAAGTTCAACCAAGTCAGCTCAGAGAATCTGCTGAAGCAAATGGAAGGATGTATGAGGAACAGAGAAAGTTAGAAGAAAGTTTTACCATTCACTTAG GAGCCCAGCTGAAGACCATGCATAACCTGAGGTTGCTGAGAGCAGATATGCTGGATTTCTGTAAGCACAAGAGGAGCCAGCGAAGCGGTGTGAAGCTCCACCGACTCCAGACAGCGTTGTCGCTTTACTCCACCTCCCTCTGTGGCCTGGTGTTGCTCGTGGATAACCGAATCAATTCATATAGTGGTATTAAAAGAG ATTTCGCCACAGTTTGCCAAGAATGCACTGACTTTCATTTTCCCCGAATTGAAGAGCAGCTGGAGGTTGTCCAGCAGGTGGTACTGTATGCCAGAACCCAGCGCAGGAGCAAGCTGAAAGAATCACACG ATTCTGGAAACCGAAATGGAGGAAGTGATGATAAGACTAAGAATGCAGAtagaaactatttaaatattttacctg GAGAATTTTACATTACTCGGCATTCTAATCTCTCAGAAATACATGTTGCTTTCCATCTTTGCGTGGACGACAACGTGAAATCGGGAAACATCACTGCTCGGGACCCTGCCATTATGGGTCTCCGAAACATACTCAAGGTTTGCTGCACCCATGACATCACAACAATAAGTATTCCTCTCCTGCTGGTGCATGATATGTCAGAG CATATAATACACATAAAGAAAAGCACACGCAAATATACAGCTCACATTTTCGCCAACTGA
- the FERRY3 gene encoding ferry endosomal RAB5 effector complex subunit 3 isoform X4: MKTNRERFCNREREFVYEFKVGSQCLELRVPLKFPVQENASHLHGRRTLLHSLPGFIDKDLKEALSQFIEEESLKDYDRDAEAALEAVKSGEVDLHRLASTWAKAYAETTLEHARPEEPSWDEDFADVYHDLIHSPASETLLNLEHNYFVSISELIGERDVELKKLRERQGIEMEKVMQELGKSLTDQDVNSLAAQHFESQQDLENKWSNELKQSTAIQKQEYQEWVMKLHQDLKNPKNSSLSEEIKVQPSQLRESAEANGRMYEEQRKLEESFTIHLGAQLKTMHNLRLLRADMLDFCKHKRSQRSGVKLHRLQTALSLYSTSLCGLVLLVDNRINSYSGIKRDFATVCQECTDFHFPRIEEQLEVVQQVVLYARTQRRSKLKESHDSGNRNGGSDDKTKNADRNYLNILPVALTFPGSIQEKFLKQLRKSNHYLLFQMSSFILCFLVS, translated from the exons ATGAagacaaacagagaaagattCTGCAACAGAGAGAGGGAATTTGTGTATGAATTCAAAGTGGGAAGTCAGTGCTTAGAACTGAGGGTGCCTCTCAAGTTTCCCGTTCAAGAGAATGCCAGTCATTTACACGGCCGTCGGACGCTGCTGCACAGTTTACCGGGCTTTATAGACAAAG ACTTAAAAGAAGCTCTGAGCCAGTTTATCGAAGAAGAATCCCTCAAAGATTATGACAGAGATGCTGAAGCAGCCCTGGAAGCTGTGAAGTCAGGTGAAGTAGATTTACATCGGCTGGCAAGTACATGGGCCAAAGCTTATGCGGAG ACCACATTAGAGCATGCAAGGCCCGAGGAGCCCAGCTGGGATGAAGATTTTGCAGATGTGTACCATGACCTAATCCATTCTCCTGCCTCTGAAACTCTCCTAAATTTGGAACACAATTACTTTGTTAGTATCTCAGAACTGATTGGCGAAAGAGATGTGGAGCTGAAAAAATTACGAGAGAG ACAAGGCATTGAAATGGAAAAAGTGATGCAGGAACTGGGAAAATCACTGACAGATCAAGATGTAAATTCACTGGCTGCTCAGCATTTCGAATCCCAGCAG GACTTGGAAAATAAATGGTCCAATGAATTAAAGCAGTCGACTGCCATTCAAAAGCAAGAGTATCAGGAATGGGTGATGAAACTTCATCAAGAcctaaaaaaccccaaaaacagcTCTCTCAG tgagGAAATTAAAGTTCAACCAAGTCAGCTCAGAGAATCTGCTGAAGCAAATGGAAGGATGTATGAGGAACAGAGAAAGTTAGAAGAAAGTTTTACCATTCACTTAG GAGCCCAGCTGAAGACCATGCATAACCTGAGGTTGCTGAGAGCAGATATGCTGGATTTCTGTAAGCACAAGAGGAGCCAGCGAAGCGGTGTGAAGCTCCACCGACTCCAGACAGCGTTGTCGCTTTACTCCACCTCCCTCTGTGGCCTGGTGTTGCTCGTGGATAACCGAATCAATTCATATAGTGGTATTAAAAGAG ATTTCGCCACAGTTTGCCAAGAATGCACTGACTTTCATTTTCCCCGAATTGAAGAGCAGCTGGAGGTTGTCCAGCAGGTGGTACTGTATGCCAGAACCCAGCGCAGGAGCAAGCTGAAAGAATCACACG ATTCTGGAAACCGAAATGGAGGAAGTGATGATAAGACTAAGAATGCAGAtagaaactatttaaatattttacctg TAGCACTGACTTTTCCTGGATCCATACAAGAAAAATTCCTCAAGCAGTTGCGTAAGTCTAATCATTATTTGCTGTTTCAAATGtcctcttttattctttgtttcttagtttcttaa
- the FERRY3 gene encoding ferry endosomal RAB5 effector complex subunit 3 isoform X3 has translation MKTNRERFCNREREFVYEFKVGSQCLELRVPLKFPVQENASHLHGRRTLLHSLPGFIDKDLKEALSQFIEEESLKDYDRDAEAALEAVKSGEVDLHRLASTWAKAYAETTLEHARPEEPSWDEDFADVYHDLIHSPASETLLNLEHNYFVSISELIGERDVELKKLRERQGIEMEKVMQELGKSLTDQDVNSLAAQHFESQQDLENKWSNELKQSTAIQKQEYQEWVMKLHQDLKNPKNSSLSEEIKVQPSQLRESAEANGRMYEEQRKLEESFTIHLGAQLKTMHNLRLLRADMLDFCKHKRSQRSGVKLHRLQTALSLYSTSLCGLVLLVDNRINSYSGIKRDFATVCQECTDFHFPRIEEQLEVVQQVVLYARTQRRSKLKESHDSGNRNGGSDDKTKNADRNYLNILPGEFYITRHSNLSEIHVAFHLCVDDNVKSGNITARDPAIMGLRNILKVCCTHDITTISIPLLLVHDMSEVRGQPHF, from the exons ATGAagacaaacagagaaagattCTGCAACAGAGAGAGGGAATTTGTGTATGAATTCAAAGTGGGAAGTCAGTGCTTAGAACTGAGGGTGCCTCTCAAGTTTCCCGTTCAAGAGAATGCCAGTCATTTACACGGCCGTCGGACGCTGCTGCACAGTTTACCGGGCTTTATAGACAAAG ACTTAAAAGAAGCTCTGAGCCAGTTTATCGAAGAAGAATCCCTCAAAGATTATGACAGAGATGCTGAAGCAGCCCTGGAAGCTGTGAAGTCAGGTGAAGTAGATTTACATCGGCTGGCAAGTACATGGGCCAAAGCTTATGCGGAG ACCACATTAGAGCATGCAAGGCCCGAGGAGCCCAGCTGGGATGAAGATTTTGCAGATGTGTACCATGACCTAATCCATTCTCCTGCCTCTGAAACTCTCCTAAATTTGGAACACAATTACTTTGTTAGTATCTCAGAACTGATTGGCGAAAGAGATGTGGAGCTGAAAAAATTACGAGAGAG ACAAGGCATTGAAATGGAAAAAGTGATGCAGGAACTGGGAAAATCACTGACAGATCAAGATGTAAATTCACTGGCTGCTCAGCATTTCGAATCCCAGCAG GACTTGGAAAATAAATGGTCCAATGAATTAAAGCAGTCGACTGCCATTCAAAAGCAAGAGTATCAGGAATGGGTGATGAAACTTCATCAAGAcctaaaaaaccccaaaaacagcTCTCTCAG tgagGAAATTAAAGTTCAACCAAGTCAGCTCAGAGAATCTGCTGAAGCAAATGGAAGGATGTATGAGGAACAGAGAAAGTTAGAAGAAAGTTTTACCATTCACTTAG GAGCCCAGCTGAAGACCATGCATAACCTGAGGTTGCTGAGAGCAGATATGCTGGATTTCTGTAAGCACAAGAGGAGCCAGCGAAGCGGTGTGAAGCTCCACCGACTCCAGACAGCGTTGTCGCTTTACTCCACCTCCCTCTGTGGCCTGGTGTTGCTCGTGGATAACCGAATCAATTCATATAGTGGTATTAAAAGAG ATTTCGCCACAGTTTGCCAAGAATGCACTGACTTTCATTTTCCCCGAATTGAAGAGCAGCTGGAGGTTGTCCAGCAGGTGGTACTGTATGCCAGAACCCAGCGCAGGAGCAAGCTGAAAGAATCACACG ATTCTGGAAACCGAAATGGAGGAAGTGATGATAAGACTAAGAATGCAGAtagaaactatttaaatattttacctg GAGAATTTTACATTACTCGGCATTCTAATCTCTCAGAAATACATGTTGCTTTCCATCTTTGCGTGGACGACAACGTGAAATCGGGAAACATCACTGCTCGGGACCCTGCCATTATGGGTCTCCGAAACATACTCAAGGTTTGCTGCACCCATGACATCACAACAATAAGTATTCCTCTCCTGCTGGTGCATGATATGTCAGAG